From a single Apium graveolens cultivar Ventura chromosome 2, ASM990537v1, whole genome shotgun sequence genomic region:
- the LOC141704918 gene encoding uncharacterized protein LOC141704918 has product MAEEDTGRRIEEGYGNRPLSMHEKKLQEEDISNQHPATDSRVESIEKDEGVAQKDEQPLIKTSPKSKRIATLDVFRGLTVVLMILVDDAGGAYARIDHSPWNGCTLADFVMPFFLFIVGVAIALAFKRVPKLGSAIRRIISRTLKMLFWGILLQGGYSHAPDDLAYGVDMKLIRWCGILQRIALVYMIVALIEALTTKIRSSVLSPGHFSIFTAYRWQWLGGFVAFLIYMITTYALYVPDWSFVITDKNNIRYIQVKCGMRGHLGPGCNAVGYVDRAVWGINHLYSGPVWSRLKVCTLSSPSSGPLREDAPTWCRAPFEPEGLLSTVSAILSGTIGIHYGHVLIHFKGHAERLKQWVSMGLGLLILAIVLHFTDAIPINKQLYSFSYVCFTAGAAGIVFSAFYVLIDIWGYRTPFLFLEWIGLNAMLVFVMAAQGIFAGFINGWYYKNPDNNLVNWIQEHVFNNVWHSERVGTLLYVLFAEITFWGVVSGILHKLGIYWKL; this is encoded by the exons ATGGCAGAAGAGGATACCGGTAGGAGAATAGAAGAAGGGTATGGTAATAGGCCATTAAGTATGCATGAAAAGAAATTACAGGAGGAAGACATTAGTAATCAGCATCCTGCCACAGATTCTCGTGTAGAAAGTATCGAGAAAGATGAGGGAGTGGCACAAAAAGATGAACAGCCATTGATTAAAACCAGTCCCAAATCCAAAAGGATTGCAACCTTGGATGTTTTTAGAGGCCTCACTGTTGTG CTCATGATACTGGTGGATGACGCGGGTGGAGCATATGCACGTATTGATCACTCACCGTGGAATGGATGCACATTGGCTGACTTTGTTATGCCCTTCTTTCTCTTCATTGTTGGGGTTGCCATTGCTCTTGCCTTCAAG AGAGTTCCTAAATTGGGTTCTGCAATCAGAAGAATCATCTCAAGGACCTTAAAAATGCTATTCTGGGGGATTCTTTTGCAAG GAGGATACTCTCATGCACCAGATGATCTGGCTTATGGAGTTGACATGAAACTAATTCGATGGTGTGGCATCCTTCAG AGAATAGCTCTGGTGTACATGATAGTGGCTCTGATAGAGGCTCTGACCACCAAGATTAGATCTTCTGTCCTGAGCCCAGGTCACTTCTCCATTTTCACAGCATACAGATGGCAATG GCTTGGAGGATTTGTCGCATTCCTCATCTACATGATCACGACGTATGCCCTATACGTCCCAGATTGGAGTTTTGTGAT aactgataaaaataatatacGATATATTCAGGTTAAATGTGGTATGAGAGGACACTTAGGACCTGGATGCAATGCTGTTGGTTATGTTGATCGTGCAGTCTGGGGAATCAATCACCTTTACTCAGGACCGGTCTGGAGTCGTTTAAAG GTTTGCACTTTAAGTTCCCCTAGTTCTGGCCCTTTACGCGAAGATGCTCCAACTTGGTGTCGTGCTCCATTTGAACCAGAAGGCTTGTTAAG CACAGTTTCAGCTATTCTTTCTGGCACTATTGGCATTCACTATGGACATGTCTTGATCCATTTCAAG GGACATGCTGAGAGGCTAAAACAATGGGTATCAATGGGGCTTGGCTTGCTTATCCTGGCAATCGTTCTTCATTTCACTGATG CCATTCCCATCAACAAGCAGCTGTACAGTTTCAGCTATGTTTGTTTCACAGCTGGAGCTGCTGGCATTGTCTTCTCAGCATTTTACGTACTG ATTGATATTTGGGGATATCGGACTCCATTCCTGTTCCTGGAATGGATAGGCTTAAACGCGATGCTGGTGTTTGTAATGGCAGCACAAGGTATATTTGCAGGATTCATCAATGGATGGTACTACAAGAACCCGGATAACAATCTA GTTAACTGGATTCAAGAACATGTGTTTAACAACGTTTGGCACTCGGAGAGGGTAGGAACTTTGTTATATGTATTGTTTGCAGAAATTACCTTCTGGGGAGTGGTTTCCGGCATCTTACATAAGTTGGGCATATACTGGAAACTGTAA
- the LOC141709028 gene encoding dual specificity phosphatase Cdc25: MAGKTITYVTSSQFLNLKPRPNIAVIDVRDDERGYDGHIAGSLHFASDTFREKLPKLVEAVKDKDTLVFHCALSQVRGPKCARKFVDYLSELNEDVGIKNVMVLERGYNGWEASGRPVCRCTDIPCKGGCA; the protein is encoded by the exons atgGCTGGAAAGACAATAACATACGTAACCAGCTCCCAGTTTCTCAATCTCAAACCTCGCCCTAACATAGCTGTTATAGATGTCCG GGATGATGAGAGGGGTTATGATGGCCATATAGCTGGATCACTCCACTTTGCTAGTGATACTTTTCGCGAGAAATTGCCGAAGCTCGTCGAAGCTGTCAAAGACAAAGATACCCTTGTGTTTCATTGTGCTCTTAGTCAG GTCCGTGGTCCAAAATGTGCTAGAAAGTTTGTCGACTATCTTTCAGAATTAAATGAAGACGTGGGAATAAAGAATGTGATGGTTTTGGAACGTGGCTATAATGGCTGGGAAGCCTCTGGTAGACCTGTGTGTCGCTGCACTGATATTCCCTGCAAAGGTGGATGCGCATAA